The segment GACCGTGCTGGAAGCGATGCGGGAGGCGCACGAACTCGCCTACGCTAATCCAGGTAGTCGTCACGCCGCTGGCCGCAAGGCGCGACAGACATTAGAGGACTCTCGCGAGCAAATCGCAGAGATTCTCGGAGCGCACCCCACTGAAGTCATCTTTACCAGTGGCGGTACCGAATCGATCAATATGGCGTTATGGGGACTGGCGTATTCACCGGAGGGCCTCATCCTGTCCGCCCCAGGCGAACATCCCGCGACTTCTGCCGCCATTCAGAAGATGCTGGACCAGGGTTGGACATCCGCCGAATTCCCTATTGATGAAGAGGGATTGATTGTTACGGAGAGGCTCTCCGACTTGGCTTGGAACCATGCCCGGCTGGCAACGGTGATTTTGGCGCACAACGAAACAGGCGTCATTCAGACACTCGATCCCATTATCGACCTCTGCGAAGATAATCGTGTTCCCCTGCACATTGACGCAGTGCAGGCGGTCGGCAAGATCGACGTCAATTTCCGCAAATTGAATGTCACCGCCCTCAGTTTAACCGCCCACAAGTTCCACGGCCCCCGCGGAATTGGGGCCTTGCTGCTGAAATCGAAGTGTCAGCTGAAACCGCTACTGGTCGGTGGTTTTCAGGAATCGGAGCGACGGGCGGGAACGGAATCGGTTCCCTTAATCGCGGGAATGGCGAAAGCCCTGGAATTATGGCACTCACAGAAGGCAGAACGCAGCAAAAAGCTGACTGAGATGCAGCACCAGTTTGAGTCTGGCCTGAAGCAGGCTTTGCCTAATATTGTGATCAGTGGAAGTGCAGGAGACCGATTGCCATCGACATCGAATGTCTCTTTCACCGGCCTGGATGGCGAAGCCCTTTTAATCAGTTTGGACCTGGCGGGGATTGCCTGTTCGACTGGTTCCGCCTGTGCAAGCGGTTCGTCCGAGCCTTCCCCAATCCTACTGGCAATGAAGACCCCTAAGTCTGTTTACGAATCGGCCATCCGATTTTCCTTCAGCTGCCAGAATACCCCGGAAGAAATTGAAACAGCGATCGCCCGGATCGTTGAGATCGTTGAACCTCAATTACCACCCTCAGAATAAACATACATACATACATGATTGAAACCCGTTTTACGGGTAGATTTAGTCTGGCAAAAATGCCGGGCAAAACAGCAACAAGTTTCGTAAAAAAAATTTCACAGGTTACGATATAGATCGGAAAGTTTATC is part of the Polystyrenella longa genome and harbors:
- a CDS encoding cysteine desulfurase family protein; translation: MSGTDLIYLDNNATTRIDPTVLEAMREAHELAYANPGSRHAAGRKARQTLEDSREQIAEILGAHPTEVIFTSGGTESINMALWGLAYSPEGLILSAPGEHPATSAAIQKMLDQGWTSAEFPIDEEGLIVTERLSDLAWNHARLATVILAHNETGVIQTLDPIIDLCEDNRVPLHIDAVQAVGKIDVNFRKLNVTALSLTAHKFHGPRGIGALLLKSKCQLKPLLVGGFQESERRAGTESVPLIAGMAKALELWHSQKAERSKKLTEMQHQFESGLKQALPNIVISGSAGDRLPSTSNVSFTGLDGEALLISLDLAGIACSTGSACASGSSEPSPILLAMKTPKSVYESAIRFSFSCQNTPEEIETAIARIVEIVEPQLPPSE